The Aquamicrobium sp. DNA segment CAATGATCTGATCGCGTTTCTCCTCGGGGATGCGGTTCCAGACCCGGTTCGGCCGAGGCCTGCGATCTCAGCGCATCGAAACCGCCGGCCAGGAAACGGTCATACCAGCGATTGAGTCGAGCGCGGAATGCCGAGTTTTGCAGCGTGCGCCGCGCCGACAGATGCGACTGCTCGACGAGCCGAATGATCTCCAGCTTCTCAGTGCGGGAGTATCTCATTCGTCGTCGCCCCCATCGCAATCATGCTTTTTTTAAAGATCCGCAGTTCCAGCGCCTGCTCGGCGACGACCTCCTTGAGATCGCGCGCCGCCTTGCGCGAAGACCTTACCTCGTCGCTGGTGGCGGCGCGCGCGCTGTATCCCCGGCAAGCCGCTTCTTGCCGGCTTCAGGAATTCCTTCGACCAGGTGTAATAAAGGCTCTCCGCGATCCCCTCGCGCCGGCACAGCGCGCGATCGACTCTTCGCCGCGCAAGCCCTCCAGCACGATGCGGATCTTCTCCTCGGCCGAATATTGCTTACGGGTTGCGCGGCGGATGTCTTTGATGACTTGTCTGCCGGCGCTTTCCCGGTTCCGGATTTCTGTCTCATCTTCGCTCCTTTGAAAGGCTACGATGAACCAGAAATCCTCCGTTCTCAGTTAAGCCGATTTGGTCCCATCAGTGCTGACGCCGGACACTTTGGCCAGTGCTCTGTACGAGGTGCAATGAGATAACGACCGCCAATTTCAAAGAAATCACGTTGCGCTGTAGGGAATGCGCGTCGGATACTGTGACTGAATTGGACCTCGACGGGGACAGCCTGGGTGACGGACAGCATGTCATTGTGAGGTGGGGAGAGAAGTTGCTGCTCGACAATCATTTCCGTTGCCCCAAGTGCCGGCGTTTTGAACTTCGTATTGGTACCAATCCGTTTGATCGTCATAGAAGAATTGGGATTGATTCCATAGGACTTGGTGGGCACCTCGGCCAGCTATGCAGCATAGAAGAGGCGCCTTACCCGGCACCATGTGCCTACCAAGAGGATCGAGGTACGGCGGATCCCTACGAATGCGTTTGCGAGGCCGCCACGGTACACTGGATGCCGGGCCGGATGAATGTCGCTGGAATCCGATATGACCGTATGGAATGCAGCGACATTAATGATGTTAAGTGCTGGAACTGTATTTAGATAAAGAATAGCTGAACGAAGAGCTCTATAGTTAACGGAGCATGCAGGCATGACTGGATTTCGTCGAGCCGAACCACATTATCGCACCAATGCCTGCTCAGCACTACTTTTTTGGGTTCATTGAACACGGAGTTCGTCAGGCCCGATTGGCAGCAAACGATAGTTCCGCGCCAGACTGACGTCTGGCGGAGGCTCGGGATTTGGAATCACCTTCCCAAACGCCAAATGCCCGGTTTGCGGCGAGTCGGTTTCTTCTTTCAAGCTCGTGATGGGGGCGGGTCTTCTTCGATCCTCCGCTTGGCCAGCCCAACACCTATACGCGTCCGCGAACCCGGTTGGCGAAGCCAGAGCCAACGATGGGGAGACGGAAAGCGACGAAGAGGCTTATAGTGCGGCCCGATCCAAGAATCTATACCGTTGAGATATTTCCCCGCCTAACAGCAGCGTCGTTGTGCTTGATGCGGATGGCGAGGAAATCGCCTATGCAACGGACCTGAAGCTTAGCCAAGGTACCTGGACCGCGTTTGGCCGGTCAAAAATGACCGAGAGAAGGTGGTCGGACTTTCGTTTCTGACCGCAAACTTTGACCCAGTCGGGTTTCGAAACCTCAGGCGCTAGTCAGGCTATGGGGGCGGGGATACGGCGTGAACTTTCTCGAATGGCCTCGGCGAAGTTGGAAGGAATAGTTCGCCGTATGGGCGACGCGGTTGCAGAATTGTCGATAGCGGAGACGAAGTACGGGAATGTTCGGATCCGTTGACGCTGGCCCCTCACGTCTTGTCCTGATCCCCGGTTCCCATCGAACACCGGATCAGCTTGGATGAAGGACGACGCTAAATCGACGCTAGACTATATGTTTGAGCAGAAGCGGCGTTGAGCTTTGCGGATCGAAAGATGCCGACGCGTCCTGATGTGCTACATCTTAATCGAATAGTCTTCGTTTTTGAGGATGTCCTCGGCCGCGTCAAGGATTTCATTGCCCGCGGTCTCGACTTCAACCCGAAGGACATTTTGATACGACCATACGCTCATGGTCATCAAACCCACTGTCACAAATCCCGCCAGGATCATGTGGGTCGATGTCTTCGACGAAGAGGAGAATCGAACTCCCAGAGTGCTATGACCATCAACGAAGCTTTCGAAGCCAGAAGCGACTTTTGCTCAGAGATATGGCCAGAGGACAACATCGGCAGATGGGCAAAAGTACGGGCTATCATCGAAGCGCTGGGTCATACTCAGCGGTTCATAAATTAACGCGGCGTTCAAAGGCATTGGTTGGCGTATCAATCACCGGGGGCGACATTACCAGCGCTTTAAGCATGAGATCGAGTACGTCCCGCCAGAACGCGACCCTGATGACGTCACCAGTGCGCTTACTGTTTTCGAAGTCGGACCCAACCAGCGGAATAGGAATGGCAATGGGCAGTTTTCTGATCTTCGCACGAAAGACGTCTTTATAAGGATCAGCGACACCACAGATGCCCTGACGAAGGTGGTCAGAAAGCTACGCCGAATGAAGTGATGATGTCACACGGTAACCACGCGGTCACCGTTTCGCTGTTTCGTTGTACTTCACGTCAGTTCATCAGAGCACCGCTCCGTTCACGAGCCTCGCGGCCAACGAAACCGTCGAACCGCGCCTCTAGTGCATTGGCGTGCATTTGGGCGTAATGGTGCAAGTGTGGAGACAATACCTGCAATTTCGCTTGCCAAGGTTAGAGGTCGGGTTCGAATCGCTTCGCCCGCTCCAGTTTCACAACCAGTCCAAAGCCGCGGAATTCCGCGGCTTTCGTGTTTTCCGGACGGTTGAAATCGCAAGGCACGGAAGCGGCAAAAAAGGCCGCGGTTACACGCGGGTTACCAGTTTGCGGAATCGAGGCGGCGTGAAATCGCGGTGTCGCTGGACTGCGCAGCAATGCTGCGGAGTCCAAAACTTGTCAACGGCGGTCGGAATCCGGACCAGCGTGGCGGAGTAAAAGCAGGCCATTGAGGTCTTGGCGCTGGCCGCTCGCGAGCGCGCTTCCACATTGCGCCGTAGCGAGCGAGCGGCCCTTTGAATCTGGAAGAACGAAGCTCAGGCGGTGGCCTGGTTTTGCTCCGCCCCGTTTGACGCGGCGGCGGCCCTGCGACCTGCGGATTGCTTGAGGCGATAGCTGTCGCCGTTCATGGTCAGGATATGAACGTGGTGGGTCAGGCGGTCGAGCAGCGCGCCGGTGAGCCGCTCGGAGCCCAAGATGGATGTCCAGTCCTCGAAGGGGCGGGTTCGAGGTGACGATGGTGGAGCCACGTTCATAGCGTTGGGGAAGACCTCGAACAGGAGTTCCGCACCGGTGGGTGACAGCGGCACGTATCCGAGTTCATCGACGATGAGCAGCTTCACGGCCTGGAGTTCGCGCTGCAGCACAGCAGTCGTCTCTCGTCGCGCGCTTCCATGAGCTGATGCACAGGGCTGCCGCGGTGGTGAAGGCGACGGCGAAGCCCTTCTGGCAGGCGGCAAGGCCAAGGGCGAGCACCGTGCCAGTTGCCGGTTCCGCTATTGCCGAGCGCGATGATGTTCTCGCGGCGCAGGATGAACTCGCAGCGGGCAAGCTCCAGCACCAGCATCTTGTTGAGCGAAGGGATGGCGGTGAAGTCGAAGGTGTCAGGCTCTTCACAGCCGGGAACCTGGCCTGCTTGATCCTTGCATCCACTGACACGCCGTTCCGGTCGATCAGTTCGAGTTCGACGAGACGCAGCGAATGGCGGGGATGATCGACACCGTCGCGGGCGCACTCGCGGGCGACCTTGTCGTACTCACGCAGGACCGTCGGCAACTTCCAGCTGCTTGAGATGATGGGCCAACAGCACCTGCAGGCGTCCATGCGGCATCGTGGCGTCATCGGCTGCTCGGCGGCCGAGGATGAGGATGGTGTAATCGGCCGCGAAGGTCGTCTTCACTGTGGTCTTCAGCGGGTGCGGATGACAGCGAGATCGAGACGGGGCGGGCGGCGCTCGACGCGAGCCAGTGCGATCTCTTGACCGCATCAAGCCGATCGCCCAGCCTGATCGCCTCGGTGAACAGCATGGTCACCACCTCTTTTTCGGGATCGCCTCCATCAACCGCAGCACCTGGATGAACTCGCGCTTGCCGCGATTGCCCATGCGGGCTTCCATGAGGTGACGCAGATGCTGGAAGGCTTCGGGCAGATTCCAGTCCTGCAGGGTGCCGCCTGGTCAACTGCATTCGGCTTGGTCTCGAGCAGCGCCAGATAATGCAGAGGATCGAAGACGAGGTGCCCGAGCCGCTGCTGGCCTTGATGCCGGGCGATCTCCTCGCCGCCAGGCTGGGATGACAATCTCGTCGACCCTTCACCATCACATCCTGGAAGCCATAGGCGGTCGGAACCGAAAGTAGTCGTTGCCGCGGTATCGCACCAGGCCCGTCGAGGAGACGCGGGCCGAGCGCTTCTCGCAAGGCTCCGGCAGCACGGCAGGCAACTCCGGAACGCGGCAAGATCGGCGGCAAGGCGCTCGCCGGTCGTGGCATGGCAACCGGCTCGTTCTGCCCTGAAACCGGCATCGCTCGGCCAGTATGGCGTTGAGATCGTCGAGAAGCTGGCGGCCATCGGGATCGGCGTCATGAAGTTCGAGCGGGCATACTTCACCAGCCCTTCGACCTTGCCCTTGTCGTTCCCCTTGCCCGGTCGGCCGAACCGGTCGCGGAACAGATAGTGGCTCACCAGCTCGGTGAACGCACGCGTTCGCTCCCGCTTGCCGTCGCCGCAGATCTTCGCCACCGCGATCCGGGTGTTGTCGCTGGGGATCGACGGCGGCACGCCGCGAAGGCGAAGAAGGCCGGGCGATGCGCCCGTCCAGGAACGCCTCGTCGTCTCCGCCGGATAGGCCTTCACGAAGAGGTGCGTCCGACTGCGGCAGGTCCATGCAGAAGAAGTGAATCTTCTGCCGGACCGCCGATCACACCAATCGCCTCGCCAAAGTCCACCTGCGCATGACCCGGCGGATGCGACAAGGGCACGAACGTCTCGCGGCCCCTGGCTCGGGCAACCCGGACATAGTCCTTCACCACCATTGTAGCCGCCGCCATAGCCGTGCTCGTCACGAAGCCGCTCGAAGATCCGCTTCGCCGTATGCCGCTGCTTTACAGGCCCGGCGCGATCGGTTTCCGGGTCATCGATCACCGGCAAGGCAACGGACCAAGCTTCGGCTTCTGACGGCCGTGCGCGTGGCCGGCGGAAAGCAGGCGGCATCTTCGGGCCGTCTCCCGGCTCAACCCGAGAAACGCGAGCTGCCTCACGACGACTGTTGCCCTCGACAAACACGAAGTGCCGGACAGCGGCATAGACTTCCACGGCAAACATTCCCGGCCGATCCTCAAAGGGATCAGCCTAGCCAATGGACGGTTTTTACTCCGCCCGCACCAGCAGCACGCCGGCGCTCCATGGCCTAATTTGTCACCGCCCTACACATGCGGCCTACGCACCAGCCCTGACGGCGTAGGTGCCGCGCCATCTGTCTCGAGCCATACCACGGCATTTCCGTGAACGCCTCGTCAATGAGGCGCATCAGTTCGAGGTTCTCGGGCGTCTCCTTGCGCAGAACCTTCACCTCGTCGCTGGTGGCGGCGCGCGCCGTATCCCCGGCAAGCCGCTTCTTGCCGGCTTCCAGGAATTCCTTCGACCAGGTGTAATAAAGGCTCTCCGCGATCCCCTCGCGCCGGCACAGCGCCGCGATCGACTCTTCGCCGCGCAAGCCCTCCAGCACGATGCGGATCTTCTCCTCGGCCGAATATTGCTTGCGGGTTGCGCGGATGTCTTTGATGACCTGCTCTGCCGGCGCTTTCCCGGTTCCGGATTTCTGTCTCATCTTCGCTCCTTTGAAAGGCTACGATGAACCAGAAATCCTCCGTTCTCAGTTAAGCCGATTTGGTCCCATCAGTGCTGATGCCGGACAGCCACGATCCTAGAACGGTATCGCGACGAGATTGTCGTCAAGAAGCGCGGCCACGAGGTTGAGACATTGATTGTCAACGCCCTGCTGCGTCAACCGTCGTGCAAGCGGTCAAACCTCTTTCAAAACCTACTGTGTCGAACAGGCGTGACCGGCGTTTGCAGAGAGGCGAGCTCGACCGGCTGTTGAAAGCGGCAGGAAAGACGCGGAACCCATTCCTTCTTCCTGTTGTGCGTTTCGCGTTGGAAGCCGCCATGCGTCGTGGCAAAATCCTTGCCCTGCGCTTTCGCGATGTAGACATAGAGCGCCGCACAGCGACCATCAGAATGTCGAAGAGGCTCCAGAGCTGAAGACGATCATGAGATCGACGCGACCTATCTCAAGGCCCACCGTACGGCTTCCAGCCTGCGGGAAAAAAGGGGGGCGCGCGGGCCGCCTGATTGGACGCACGAAAGGCGGCATGAACACCAGGCTTCATGCCGTAGCAGATGCAAATGGTCACCCGATCAGCTTCTTCATAACGGCAGGTCAGGTCAGCGATTACACCGTTGCTGCCGCCTTGCCCATAAGCCCCCGACCCAGGCCCCCTCAGGTCGCGGTGGAGTGGAACCTGCCCAGGAAGGAGCGAAGCCGGTCGCTCTTGGGCGAGCCGAAGATTTCTTCCGGCGGTCCCTGTTCGACGACCAGACCCGCGTCCATGAAGACCACCTTGTTAGCGACATCGCGGGCGAAGGCCATCTCGTGCGTGACGAGGACCATGGTTGCCCCCTCGCGGGCGAGACTCTGCATCACGGCCAGCACTTCGCCCACCAGTTCCGGATCGAGCGCCGACGTCACCTCGTCGAACAGGAGCACTTCGGGGCTCATCGCCAGGGCCCGGGCGATGGCGACGCGCTGTTGCTGCCCACCCGAAAGCTGCTGGGGCTTACGGTCTCCGAAGGCGCCCAGCCCGACCCGGCTCAAGAGATCGAGGGCGATCTTGCGGGCTTCTTCCTTGGGCGTCTTCTTGACGACCAACTGACCGATCATGACATTTTCGAGCACCGTCTTGTGCTGGAAAAGGTCATATTGCTGGAACACCATGCCGAAGTGGGACCGGAACCGTGCGAGATCGCGGCCCTTGGGCACCGTCGTGCGGACATCATAGTCGATCAGCTGGTCGCCGAGGCGGACCTTGCCCCCCGACGGCGTCTCGAGATGGTTGATGCAGCGCAGGAGCGTGGACTTGCCGCAACCGGATGGCCCGATGATCGCGATCACCTCCCCCTTCGCGACCTCGAGGGAAACGCCCTTGACGGCCTCGACCGATCCGTACTTCTTCCGTATGTCGACAAGCTGCAGCAGCGATGCCGGTTCCATCTTGTTATAGGTCACGACGTGTTTCCAGTTTTTTCGCCCATTGCGTAAGCGGATAGAGCAGCACCAGGTATGCGAGGGCTACTCCCGTGTAAACCTCCAGAGGCCGGTAGGTCTCGGACACGACCAGATAGCCCGTGTACATAAGATCCGGAACCGCGACAACGTAGAGAAGCGAGGTGTTCTTGAACTGTATTGTCGACTGATTGACCAGAGGAGGAACCATGCGGCGGAACGCCTGGGGAAGGATGATGTGGCTCATCACCTGCCAGGAGGTCATTCCGATCGCCTGCGCGGCCATCCACTGGCCCTTGTCGATCGACACGATGCCGCCGCGAAATATCTCGGTCGCGAAGCATCCCATATAGAGCGAGAGGCCGATGCCCGCCGCAAGCCAGGCGGGAATCTCGACACCGAGTATCACCGGCAGGGCGAAGTAGAACCAGACGATCTGCACCAGCACCGGCGTGCAGCGGAAGAGCTCGACATAAAGGTGTATCGGGACGGTCAGCCACCATCGCTTGGTCAAAAGACCCATGCCGCAGAAGACGCCGATCACGAGACCGCAGATGATCGTCCCGGCGGCATAGGCGAGGGTGACCAGCAGGCCGTTGAGCCACAAGGCTCCATAGCCGAAGATCACCATGTTGAAGTTCCATTCGTACATTCTCGAAGGTCCTAAAATCTATCCGGCCGAAATGGCTCCAGGTCCACGCTTGGCGTTCTTCCAGCCACGATCTCCGCGATCAGCTTGCCGGTGATGGGCCCCATCGTAAGCCCGAGATGGTCGTGGCCGAACGCGAAAAACACGTTGTTCTGCTTCGGCGCGCGCCCGATGGCTGGTTTGGAATCGGGATGCGAGGGACGCGACCCGACCCAACTGGTGATCTCCTTGCCCGGATCGTCGGCCAGTGCCGGAACCAGCTTCTCTCCGATGCTGCGCATCATCCGGGCGGTCGCCTGGTTGAGAGGGGCGTCGGCCGCCGCGAACTCGGCGGTGCCGCCGACGCGGACGCCGTAGTCCATCGGCGTCACCGACACGTACCGATCCGCCGACAGGATCGCACTGTTCAACTTCACGCCGGTGCCGTGGAACATGACATGGTAGCCCCGCTCGGCCGCGAGCGGAACCGAAGTTCCCAGCATCTTCGTGAGCGTACCGGACCAGACCCCGGCGGCGATCACCACCGCGTCGAAAGGGAGCCTGCCCCGGTCTGTCACCAATGCCTTCACACCGCCGGCGCCCAGGTCGAAGCCGTTCACTCCGGCTTGCAGGAAGGCGCCTCCGTTCCTTTCGAACAGGGCCGCGAAGCTCCTGACCAGATTCCCCGGATTGTAGGTATGGGCAAGATCGGGGACGCGCACCGCGCGAACGATGTCGCGCGAAAGCGCCGGCTCCAGTTCCCGCGCCTGATTGCCGTCGATCACATCCATCCTGACGCCGTTGCGGCGTCTTATGTCGAAGGCGTAGGACGCGTTCCGGTAGGCTTCCTCGCTTTCGAAGGTAAAGATCAGCCCGCCCTTGTTGATCAGCGCCTCCGCCCCCGCCTCGCGCACGAGCGGATCGAGCGTTTCATGCACCCTGTTCAACAGGCTCTGGCGCGCCGCGGCGATCGCCTCGATGCGCTCCGGCCGGGTGTTGGCGAGATAGCGCAGGAACCATGGCAATGCGGGAATGGCGTCGCGCCATCGCAACTTCAGCGGCGCGGAAGGATCGAGCAGCATCCCGGGCACCTTCTTCAGGATGCCGGGCATGGCCGGCGGGACGCAGGACGCTATCCCGAAACAGGCTAGATTGCCGAAAGACGCCTCTTCCCCGGGGCGTTTGCGGTCCACCAGCGTGACCTGGTATCCCTCGCGCTGCAGGTAGAGGGCACAGCATGTCCCGACCATGCCCGCACCTATCACGGCAATCGACTGCGGCTTTGCAGGCATATCCCCTCTCGGTCATGACGTGGTGAACGCCGGGCGGCAGCTCCGGGCGCGGGAAGGATGGGGAGCGCCGCCTGGCAGCGCTCCCGCTCCGCGACTATTCCCTGAAGGAAACCGAATCCGGGATCTCGGAGATACCGCTATACCTCAGCATGCTCTCGCGCATGCGGGCATCGTTGAGCCCCAGCTTGTTGTTCCACTCGGCCCACCAGTTGAGGTAGTTCCTGAACCGGGGATCGACCTCGGAGCGAATGCCGAAATAGCCTGGCAGGCTGGTGCGCGGCTGCGGCGAGTTGAACGTGCCCAGGCCCGGATTCTTTTCCTTGGCGATCAGGCTGGAGAGCACGGTCGTCGTGAACGCGTCCGCGCGGCCCGAGGAGACGGCCAGAATGATCTGGGAGAGCTCCTTGAACTGCGACTGGGTCGCCTTCGGCGCGTTCATCGTCAGAAGGACCTGATCCGAGGAGCCTGTCTGGACCGCGACCCTGACGCTGGGATCGTTGTAGTCGGACCAGTTCGCGCCACCCTTGAAGTTCGGATTGTTCACCGTGACCCACTCGATCCAGTAGATGGGACCGGCAAAATCGATCGAAGTCGCGCGCACTGGCGTGGCCTGCATTCCGCCCGCGAGATCGACCTTGTTCGTGGTCAGGGCGAGCACCAGTTCTCCCCAGCCGCCGACATCGACGGGCACGAAATTGACCTTGAGCTCGGCCGCGGCGTCCTTGGCCATTTCAACGATGCCGCCACCCCATTCGCCGGTGCTCAGATCCTTCACGAAGTAAGGTGGAAAGTTGAAGACGGCGAACCGCAATTCGCCGGTCCTTTGTATCCGGTCCCACGTGCTTTCCTGCTGCGCGGCAGCATTCGAAGCCATTCCGATCACGGCCAGAAACGCCGAGAAGACTGCAAGTATTCCCCACTTTAGGTTTTTCATGACTTCCTCCTTCAGTTCATTGCCTTATCGTTGTCCTGGCGCACCTCCCGCACCTGACGTCTACAGTTCCGCCTCATGCTGGAGCAGACCGGCAAGCAGCGATACCGACGGCGACTCGTCGAGGCGCCATGCCGCATCGGCCAGCGCGAGGCGCCGGCCTTCGCTGGCGACCTCCGACACGACGGAATCGAATTTCAACCGGATTTCCTCGTCAGAGAGGGGAACTTCAGGATAGCCTCTGGCCACGTCCCTCCGCTCCTTGAGGAGACTTCCGTCCTTCAGGCGCAGCGAGACCTCGCCGATGTAGAAATTCGGGAAGGCTGCGTCGAACTCGCCGAAGTCGCGCGTGACCGTGGTTGCCGCGGCAAGGCGCGCCACCTCCGCCTCCTGCTCCCTCCGGTCGATGAAGAGATCGAGATAGGAAAGCCGCCCGATGGCGGCGCGGATCGGCAGGATGTACTGGGCGCAGTGCCCCTTGAGCGGGTTGTCGTCCACGCAATGCGCGCCGGCATTCGGGAATCGGAGATCGATCCCCGCGATCTGGCCGGACACCAGCGCTTCGCGGTCGAGCAGGGCCTCCAGCGCGTCGAGCGCCGGATGCAGGAACGAGACGCAGGGGTAGGGCTTGACGGCGAGCTCCATCAACCCGTCCCAGACCTCGCCCAAGCCGGAGGTCAGCGGTTCGGTGCTCGCGACCCGGCTGTAGGCTTTCAGGACGGTGTGGCCGCCGTCGAATATCCGCGAAGGCGCACCGAAACCCTGCCGCGCCAACAGCGCCGCCGTCACCCCGTTGCGGGCCGCCATGCCCATCTGGAACGGGCGCGCGTCCTCGCGGGGATCATCCTGCCACGCCAGCAGGCCGGACGTCTGCAACGCCGCCAGCCCGAGCGCGCGGACGCATTGCTCCTTGTCGAGCTTCAGCAGCAAGGCAGCGGCCGCGCACGCGCCGAAGGTTCCGGCAATCGCAGAAGGGTGAAAACCGAGATCGTAAAGTTCGCGCGGGTTCAACGCCATCGAGACACGATAGGTCACCTCGCAACCGACCACAACCGCCGTCGACATGTCGAGGCCCGACCGGCCGCACATCTGCGCAAGCGCCAGCGAGGTGGGCACCATCACCGCGACGGGATGAAGAATGGCCTCGGGGTGATGCGGCTCGAAATCCGAGGCATAGCCGAGCGTCCCGTTGGCGAACACGGCGCTGACGACGTCGACCGTGCGCCCGCGGCCGACCAGCGTGGCGGGGCCGCCGCCGCCATGAGCCTCCGCGAATCTGCCCATCCCGGCGGAAGCGGTTACGGCCGGATGAGTGGCCGATGCCAGGGTGCCGATGCCGTCGAAGATGATACGCCGCGCATATTCGCGAACAGGCTGCGGCAATCTTGCGGGGGTCATGGTCGCGATGAATTCGGCCAATGCCTCGGTGACCGGCGCCTGCATGTTCATCCGTATGCTCCCTCCGTTCCGGTGCGCCGGTTTCGCGGCCAGAACCCCAAGCTCTGCAGCAGCCTAAGGGGCAGCTTGACGGTGTATCTTTATCGGTATACTGACCAGAATATGAATGTCAACATGCCAGCGGCCCGTGCCCGCTCCGCGAGTGAATGGATCGCCTGAATGTCCGACCACAAGATCGTTTCCGTCCGCGTCCATACGGTGAGCGTGCCGGCCAAGGCGGTGCATTCCCACGGTTCCGGGGACGTTTCCGGCATCAATGCCGTGCTCCTCGAACTGACGACCGACACCGGCATAACGGGCTGGGGCGAAGCCTCGCCATGGCCGGTCTTCACGGGGACGGTCGAGGCCAACGCCGCAGCGCTGCACGTTCACCTGCGTCCCCACCTGATCGGGCAGGACCCGATCCAGGTCGAGGTGCTGATGAACAGGGCCGGCAAGGTGCTCGTCGGCCACAACGAGGCCAAGGCGGCGCTGGAGTGCGCCCTGCTCGACATCACCGGACAGGCGGTCGGCCTCTCGATCGCCGAGCTC contains these protein-coding regions:
- a CDS encoding ATP-binding protein, whose amino-acid sequence is MLQRELQAVKLLIVDELGYVPLSPTGAELLFEVFPNAMNVAPPSSPRTRPFEDWTSILGSERLTGALLDRLTHHVHILTMNGDSYRLKQSAGRRAAAASNGAEQNQATA
- a CDS encoding ATP-binding protein, which gives rise to MRPRRCRSSPPFAASRRTRTDRPERRVSGCKDQAGQVPGCEEPDTFDFTAIPSLNKMLVLELARCEFILRRENIIALGNSGTGNWHGARPWPCRLPEGLRRRLHHRGSPVHQLMEARDERRLLCCSANSRP
- a CDS encoding amino acid ABC transporter ATP-binding protein, which produces MTYNKMEPASLLQLVDIRKKYGSVEAVKGVSLEVAKGEVIAIIGPSGCGKSTLLRCINHLETPSGGKVRLGDQLIDYDVRTTVPKGRDLARFRSHFGMVFQQYDLFQHKTVLENVMIGQLVVKKTPKEEARKIALDLLSRVGLGAFGDRKPQQLSGGQQQRVAIARALAMSPEVLLFDEVTSALDPELVGEVLAVMQSLAREGATMVLVTHEMAFARDVANKVVFMDAGLVVEQGPPEEIFGSPKSDRLRSFLGRFHSTAT
- a CDS encoding amino acid ABC transporter permease, which produces MYEWNFNMVIFGYGALWLNGLLVTLAYAAGTIICGLVIGVFCGMGLLTKRWWLTVPIHLYVELFRCTPVLVQIVWFYFALPVILGVEIPAWLAAGIGLSLYMGCFATEIFRGGIVSIDKGQWMAAQAIGMTSWQVMSHIILPQAFRRMVPPLVNQSTIQFKNTSLLYVVAVPDLMYTGYLVVSETYRPLEVYTGVALAYLVLLYPLTQWAKKLETRRDL
- a CDS encoding NAD(P)/FAD-dependent oxidoreductase, whose translation is MPAKPQSIAVIGAGMVGTCCALYLQREGYQVTLVDRKRPGEEASFGNLACFGIASCVPPAMPGILKKVPGMLLDPSAPLKLRWRDAIPALPWFLRYLANTRPERIEAIAAARQSLLNRVHETLDPLVREAGAEALINKGGLIFTFESEEAYRNASYAFDIRRRNGVRMDVIDGNQARELEPALSRDIVRAVRVPDLAHTYNPGNLVRSFAALFERNGGAFLQAGVNGFDLGAGGVKALVTDRGRLPFDAVVIAAGVWSGTLTKMLGTSVPLAAERGYHVMFHGTGVKLNSAILSADRYVSVTPMDYGVRVGGTAEFAAADAPLNQATARMMRSIGEKLVPALADDPGKEITSWVGSRPSHPDSKPAIGRAPKQNNVFFAFGHDHLGLTMGPITGKLIAEIVAGRTPSVDLEPFRPDRF
- a CDS encoding transporter substrate-binding domain-containing protein gives rise to the protein MKNLKWGILAVFSAFLAVIGMASNAAAQQESTWDRIQRTGELRFAVFNFPPYFVKDLSTGEWGGGIVEMAKDAAAELKVNFVPVDVGGWGELVLALTTNKVDLAGGMQATPVRATSIDFAGPIYWIEWVTVNNPNFKGGANWSDYNDPSVRVAVQTGSSDQVLLTMNAPKATQSQFKELSQIILAVSSGRADAFTTTVLSSLIAKEKNPGLGTFNSPQPRTSLPGYFGIRSEVDPRFRNYLNWWAEWNNKLGLNDARMRESMLRYSGISEIPDSVSFRE
- a CDS encoding MmgE/PrpD family protein — encoded protein: MNMQAPVTEALAEFIATMTPARLPQPVREYARRIIFDGIGTLASATHPAVTASAGMGRFAEAHGGGGPATLVGRGRTVDVVSAVFANGTLGYASDFEPHHPEAILHPVAVMVPTSLALAQMCGRSGLDMSTAVVVGCEVTYRVSMALNPRELYDLGFHPSAIAGTFGACAAAALLLKLDKEQCVRALGLAALQTSGLLAWQDDPREDARPFQMGMAARNGVTAALLARQGFGAPSRIFDGGHTVLKAYSRVASTEPLTSGLGEVWDGLMELAVKPYPCVSFLHPALDALEALLDREALVSGQIAGIDLRFPNAGAHCVDDNPLKGHCAQYILPIRAAIGRLSYLDLFIDRREQEAEVARLAAATTVTRDFGEFDAAFPNFYIGEVSLRLKDGSLLKERRDVARGYPEVPLSDEEIRLKFDSVVSEVASEGRRLALADAAWRLDESPSVSLLAGLLQHEAEL